The DNA window TTGCGATCGAAATAAAAACGAACGTCGAAACGTTTTcgcactcgcactgatgcaaattagATGGGCGCGTAATTATACACACGGCCCGGTGGCGCATagctgaaaagtcgcaatgtggatttatgaaaagattcgcaatatggAAGCTGGTAGTAAACGCTGCCCGTGATAACAAGTAGACTAGAATCATCCCCTGTCATCTGAAGCTGGCCATTCGAAATGGCGAAGAGCTGCTCTCCGGTGTGACTATTTCCCAGAGTGGTTTGTTGCCTAATATCCAGGCCATTCTGCTACCAAAGAagaccttttattttttcattggcccacaacaaattccaaattttggtcatttgaatgaaaacctccacttaatgaaaaaaaaaggtttttgctAAATTGTTCTCCAATAAGGATAAATATAGCAAGGCCTAGCTGTCTTCGAGCGCGAGatcaaaaattgacaaaatctgTGCTAGTTTGcccgaatagaattttacaatagcatttaccctacaaacaattataaaacaatatgtattatagttattactgtttcaacattgttcaacGTAGAGTTcttgcagtagatttacaataaaattctatgtaacaatcaattttgttgttcagcaaaaaaactgatacagtaaatttacattaaattttactgttttcgagaaaaaaaaatgtatggagaaaaatcgattttttaatgttaaggtACATAACCACCTcccttttttactgtaaaagtcgattttacattgaaatttactgaagaaacgttaaagtttattgtttttgtattgtagcataacactagaattcactgtaaattattttaaaattaaaatgtaaCAGAAAACTGGAAATCTGCGCAGCATATTCAAAATCTGTGAAACGCACGCAACcgtaaaataacctacagaataagttcttttaacttaaatttaggtacttttgagctgtgcgtcgctttcgcacttattagtgttgtcaaaaacaaaacgagagattcgactcagtcgaggtcttccgtgcagtaaggtactttaaagttgtttggggtatactcaaaattaggtaaattcaacttacattgaagtaaatttaactcaaggttgagttattatttctgccgtagttaaatggaaactaccttcagcacggtttacctaattttaccttccaccacgagattgagtcaaaagataccacgagattgagtcaaaagtactgaattttaggtagtttttcagTGGCGTGCAGATTaatctgtgcacctggcatccctgcatTTAGTCATCGATAAAAGCCATAAAAGCTTCTTAACAGCTGACGGTCGTTGACAGTTGGATTTGTTTTTCTCGTTCCTCCTGTTCCAGCTTTTCTACACACTGCCGAAAAAGTACCTAATATTAAatcaacgacacgacctgaaacttcatgaaatctttTGAAGAGAAAGTGTGCGAGTAATTTACCGCCAGTTACCAGTTCATTGAGTCGCCCCTCGATAcgaccaaaaaatatttttttcagcaacacgttgattaaattcttcagATACCCAACTAATGCAACCGTGCAAGAGCCCAGTAAGTCCAGACGGATCATAAAGgttagtttacagttcgggaaatgactctcgggatttgatcagggaaaatttcccgccgagatctctccaaactgtcaaaccaaaaactgctgcttcttaaaaatagAAACAGTATCAAATTTGCAACGAATTGCAAACCttataaaaatacaattttccccgtcggaagcaatttgtgttgaattgttcccggccggatCTGGAttctgtgtggagagttttGAAATCCCGTaatgtttcccgcggttgggtttactcttcatgaaaactgtcatttttgtgtagacttaTTTCCCGTCACtggatttgaaatcccgagctccatttaaaacATACAGGAACCCGAATCCCGTGACtcgttttccgaactgtaaactagccttaaacGCGCTCCGAACCTGATGGTATTCGTTGGGTAGAAAAAACTCAATAGCATAGGTAAAATTCACCCAAGAATTACCGATACTATTTACTTACTATAAGGTAGTTTTAACGTACAGGTTACGTTATTTTTCGGTAGCGTGTACGTTCTCGTTTGTTTATGAATTCATCGCTAAaaatagaactgcaaatttaaaaaaatattggtgctGGACTAAAATTTGTGTTGGGTTAGTACTACAACTTTAAAAGTTTCATAAACAACAGATGTGAGCTATGTAAATTAGTTGGTGATAGTTGAAAAGAACAGTTTACTTGACGGCAAAACGAAAACGGAACCCCAGATCGACAGAGATGAGTACCCGCCCCAGCCCAGCTCCGATCAAACGCTCTTTCGATGGTCTATTTAACGCCTGGCTGTTGTTGCGCAGTCAAGGACACGAGAAGCCTCTACGCAATGCACTGTACAACATGATGATGTTCGCCGTGGTAGCAGTAGTCATCGGAGTCACCCTGGTGTTGGCACCGTTTTTCAAACCACTTCTATGGGCTTTCCTGTTCGGGGCAGTTTTATTTCCGGCAAAGAAACGGATCGCCGAAGCGCTGAACCAGTGGATCGAACGCATTGAGAGGGACGAGCGGTACCTGGTGGTGGGGATTCTGGGGGCACCTGTGCAAGGTATCAACTCGCTGGGCGAGTTTCTGACCAAATGGTTAATGAGTCACTTCAAAGTAATCGGTATTGGCTGCGGGAGTCTTATTTCACTGCGAATAGTCCTTTGGCTAGCACCAACCGAAGTGTTCATTACAATTTGGAATTTTATCGTTTGGAATCATTCTCTTTTCCGAACGGTGCTTAGCTCTCTGACGTTGCACATGGTAAGTGGAAGTGTTTCTCGAATATGTACCTATTTGTAATTGTTTATTAACAGCTTTGCGATAACCAGTCGGCATATGCCTTAATTTAGGTCAAGGAAgcgtaaaaattgtattttttaattttacagcttGTAATCATTTTAGCCTTGTACGTAGCGAGCGTCTACTTACTGTGGGTACCAGAACTGTCAACGCCATTCCTCGTCGTTGGACAAATGCTGTGGGTTTTAATAGTCGGCTATGGTTGTAGTTTCCTGGGTGCCTTGCAGGTTCCGATGTTCCTTGGATTGCTAACCTATGGCGTGATTGGTCTAGTCTATAATCTCCAGCGAGACGACAAAAACGTTCGTTTCATTGACAAATGGCATTGCTTGTTGGACGTGACAAGCTACCGGTTGGACGATAGCAAAATCGACCCGGTGATTGCTAAATCGCCAGCAGATGAAACAGGATATACCTCGTGTATCGAGGAAATCAAATCGAAGCTTAAGTTGGATGTAACGACCACTCCTCGACTGTCAAGTACGATGAATGATTCGAAATGCAGCACCAACGATACACCCGAAAAAACGCAAGAATCTTTGGAGAGTGATTTATATTTTAGAATACTATTTTATACCTGCGTAGGAACGCTGATATGGATGCACACGTGGATTCTGTTCCTGGGTATCATACCGATCAGTTTGCATCTTATTAAAAAGGTGGCAGAAATTCTAGGTATAGTTCAGTACTTTTCACAAAAATTGCAGCAATACTGGGAGTTGTTGAAGCTGTGGCTTTTTCCGCGGCATTCGGCCTTACTACCGCTCTGTTTACCGGGCATTCTGCGGGTAAACACCAATATCCACTGGTATGTTTGTGCCAAGATTCGATCCTACATAGACGACATCAGCTCGATCGTGATGATAGGATTCCTAAGCGTGCTAGTCATGCTCATCAGTATACTCGCGTTCACGCAAATTTACTCGGAAACGATAGCGGTAGCGCAGCTTGGCAGTAATCTCGTCAATCGCACCCTAACGCACCGACCGGACCTAATCGAAATGTTGCCGATTGGTAAGTTTTCCAGCTAGCCCCAATAACATCAGCTTCATCTTATTCCACCTTATTTTGTTCCTATCAATTGGTAGACATGCAATCGATGGACAACATCATTGATAACGCGTACAAATACGGCCGGTCACACATCGAACAGTACGTGGATGACATTTTCAACGACACCGATCCCACGCAGGCCAAAAAGCTTAAGATTCAAATTTTGAGCGTCTGGGATCGGTTAATCCAAAGTTGGATGGACCGAAATAATGGCGACAATTTGGTAGGACCACGTGTCAACAGTCAGTCGATTCGGGTGACGATCGACGAGATATTTATCAACCCGAGTAAGTATTGGCAGTAATTGGTTGTCTGTAGAACGGAACtgtaaatttcaaattcatttcTTTGCAGTCACTAAAGCAGGCATCATCGGGTTTGTCAAAAGTAACATCGGGATGCTTCTGGAAGTCTCCGATTCGCTCTGGATGCTTTTGAGAACCAACGTGACACTTTTGGTGTCAGCAATAGGAACATTGGTTTCGGTGATCCTAGGCGGTGGCCACGCCGTACTAAAGTTCCTATTTCATACCGTAAGTTAAACAAATCTCCCATTGCTCCATGTCCATTAATGTCTAGTGCGTTTCTTGATAGATCATATTCTTCACAACACTGTTCTACTTGCTGCAAAGCAGCCAGGCACGGTACGCGCCCTCAGCTATAACGTTCAACAACTCATGGGGTCCTCGGATCATCCAAGCACTGGAGGATTCAATCTCAAGCGTGGTTGTCGCCACACTTAAATTGGCGCTTTTCCACGGATTATTCACGTGGCTCACTCACACGATCTTTGGCGCACATATCGTCTATCTACCGGCGGTGCTGGCATCGATCCTGGCAGCTGCTCCGTTTCTGGAAACCTACTGGTGCAGCGTTCCAGCATTTCTGGACCTTTGGCTCTCTCAGGATCGTTTCTGGCTGGGAGTAGTACTCGTGTTGATTCATTTTATCGTACCCTCGAATTTCAATCCAATCATACACTCAGAAATTAAGGGGTAGGATCGCCAGAATTCGCTGATTCTACTGCGAATATAATCCATATGATTTTATTCTAGCGGTGGTCACCCGTATCTGACCGGTCTGTCGATTGCCGGTGGAATGTACCTTTTCGGGCTAGAAGGTGCACTACTAGGGCCACTCTTGCTGTGTTTGCTCGTTGTGCTCTTTGAAGTTACCATGAGCGCTATCAGGGATTCTCCAGTAACCCCGCAAACCAGGTAAGAGTTTGATCTGCAAAGGATGAATATTGAATCTAGACCATTTAGAATCTTAGAAGAGTCTTAGAAAGAATTTCTCGAGACCGCAATGATTGCgattgttttcatcatttcatttttcatgtgcAGAAAGTCCAGCTTAGACACAAACAATGAGCTTTATTCACCTGCAACTACGTAAGTGTTTGTTTCTAGCATCAATGTAGATAGAGTAGATTGATAGTAGCTAACACTGTCCGCATACGCAGATTGGTAGATAGTAATCACAAAAAGCAGGTTTTAGAGGTAAACGGATtgtttttatcatatttatagAATTTTTACACTTGTTtgtagatatttttttatatattggatATAAATACTAATTGTACCAAGAGAAATGACAAACTAAAATACACTATAATATTAGTTGAAGCTTGTATCTTTTTGCTTCAGTGTATTCTTAGTGATTATAGTTTGCTTTGATTGCTCCGGTTATGGTTAAGAAACTGGTTGAGCTGGGGTAATGCAACCGCAGCTACTGTTTGAAAAGCACAATTCAGTTAGGTCGTTagtttttccaccaactattttgcataatttgtatcATGATTATCTAACCAATCGATctatattcttcttttagagtttagtAAAGGTTTTATATAGATAAGCAGGTGGCAAAACtaaacaaatttatttatttgataggcTTTAACCTTACAGGCCATTCACCTAGGGTGAATATGAAAAAGTAAAAGGAGGAAAGGAAAAGTAATTGACATcgaattttacaaattattgTTCTGTTACTCGTGTATTGTTGTTGGTATGTTGTTCTTGGAAAAGCGTTACGGTGGGTTCTACATAGATGGTCGAGTAGTTCCGCATCCTTAAGAAAGTACAATAGCACTTCCTCTCGGACTGAGTCGTTGGCGAGGATCTCTCTGATGGAAAACGGTAATTTATGGTGCTGTCGAACTAGCATATGTTCCACCGTGGTTTGGGTTCCACATGTAGCACAGGTTGGTGGAGAGACACGCGATACTATGTGGGCATGGAAACCTTCGTGCTCCCTACTCTGAACCGGACAGTGCTCGTTGTTCTCTTTTATCGGTCCGAACTGTACTACCACGCCAAGTTTTCGTTTTTCTTGACTTCAGCTAGCCCAGAGTATCAGCGACCGGGACGAGACAGGTGAGACGTCGGTTGATGTTCCTCTGCTTCCCCGCTGGGCAATTAGCTCTTTCATTGCCGTCGATGCTACAGTGATCGGGAACCCAGCAAATTGTTGTGAGTAGGTCACGGCCTCGATAGCATTCATAAAAGGATGACTGGATTTCCCCGACTCGAGGGCCAAAATGACCGAGAGAGTCCTTCCGATTTCTGACCGATAACAAGTGTGATAACCGAGGCTTCGGCAGAAAACACCGAGCATGGTGCCGGAAGGACCGAGGGAACCCTTATCTTATTCCGCTTACTCATATTCAAACGGCATCTTCGATCCTAGAACCGTCAGTGAATATTCGCGCGTGATTCCTATACCTGGTAGCCATCAGTCGGTTGAATCTGGCTCCGGCTTCTCTATCGGCGTCGCCGGCTCTCAGTTCTGTAGACAAACTTGTGTGCAGGTTGGGTCCATGGTCATGCTAGGCCCTGTATCGGTGTAAACGGGCTATCGGTGACAAATCAACCTTGGTGTATTCCCAGTAGATCTCGTTGACTGTAACAGGAAGCAGTGCGCTCTGGCAGTACGGTCTAAAAAATTGCTCTTCTGGCGATGGTGAGTGCAGCCGCCCAACGAAAGGGGAGAATCTCGGCCTCCACGCAGGTCGCTTCAGTAGGTGTGCTGGGAACCAAGCCAAAAGCAACACGAATTGTCCCGTGGTACAGGGGGCTTAAAATATTGAAGATACCATCCATATTGCAGGACTATACCCCGCAGAAAATCCTGCCGAGCTCCAGTGCCTGTCTAATGATCAGTGCAGTGCGACAATTGCAGCGCTTGTACCGGGAGCTGATTGTTTTAATTAGTCACAACCGGCTCCAGCAGTCGACTTTTATACATCGATGTTACGCGTTACGATGTTCCGCGAAAGTGAAGCGACGATCCCCGGTTATCCCCAGGATCTTCGATTCCTTAAAATAGGGAGCGACCGCTCCGTCCAGCAGGCAGCTCTGTTGCCCTGTCTGTACTGCAGCATTGCGTCATGATGAGCTGAAGCTTTTAGCGAGTGATGTGTTAAAGTAGACTGATAC is part of the Topomyia yanbarensis strain Yona2022 chromosome 1, ASM3024719v1, whole genome shotgun sequence genome and encodes:
- the LOC131677738 gene encoding transmembrane protein 245 isoform X1 — encoded protein: MSTRPSPAPIKRSFDGLFNAWLLLRSQGHEKPLRNALYNMMMFAVVAVVIGVTLVLAPFFKPLLWAFLFGAVLFPAKKRIAEALNQWIERIERDERYLVVGILGAPVQGINSLGEFLTKWLMSHFKVIGIGCGSLISLRIVLWLAPTEVFITIWNFIVWNHSLFRTVLSSLTLHMLVIILALYVASVYLLWVPELSTPFLVVGQMLWVLIVGYGCSFLGALQVPMFLGLLTYGVIGLVYNLQRDDKNVRFIDKWHCLLDVTSYRLDDSKIDPVIAKSPADETGYTSCIEEIKSKLKLDVTTTPRLSSTMNDSKCSTNDTPEKTQESLESDLYFRILFYTCVGTLIWMHTWILFLGIIPISLHLIKKVAEILGIVQYFSQKLQQYWELLKLWLFPRHSALLPLCLPGILRVNTNIHWYVCAKIRSYIDDISSIVMIGFLSVLVMLISILAFTQIYSETIAVAQLGSNLVNRTLTHRPDLIEMLPIDMQSMDNIIDNAYKYGRSHIEQYVDDIFNDTDPTQAKKLKIQILSVWDRLIQSWMDRNNGDNLVGPRVNSQSIRVTIDEIFINPITKAGIIGFVKSNIGMLLEVSDSLWMLLRTNVTLLVSAIGTLVSVILGGGHAVLKFLFHTIIFFTTLFYLLQSSQARYAPSAITFNNSWGPRIIQALEDSISSVVVATLKLALFHGLFTWLTHTIFGAHIVYLPAVLASILAAAPFLETYWCSVPAFLDLWLSQDRFWLGVVLVLIHFIVPSNFNPIIHSEIKGGGHPYLTGLSIAGGMYLFGLEGALLGPLLLCLLVVLFEVTMSAIRDSPVTPQTRKSSLDTNNELYSPATTLSKEWQAFIRGEQQLSLRYFSGDDGCAPCRSNYHSKLHDDDSTGDSTSSSNTTPVDELHTLLEKKWTGA
- the LOC131677738 gene encoding transmembrane protein 245 isoform X3: MSTRPSPAPIKRSFDGLFNAWLLLRSQGHEKPLRNALYNMMMFAVVAVVIGVTLVLAPFFKPLLWAFLFGAVLFPAKKRIAEALNQWIERIERDERYLVVGILGAPVQGINSLGEFLTKWLMSHFKVIGIGCGSLISLRIVLWLAPTEVFITIWNFIVWNHSLFRTVLSSLTLHMLVIILALYVASVYLLWVPELSTPFLVVGQMLWVLIVGYGCSFLGALQVPMFLGLLTYGVIGLVYNLQRDDKNVRFIDKWHCLLDVTSYRLDDSKIDPVIAKSPADETGYTSCIEEIKSKLKLDVTTTPRLSSTMNDSKCSTNDTPEKTQESLESDLYFRILFYTCVGTLIWMHTWILFLGIIPISLHLIKKVAEILGIVQYFSQKLQQYWELLKLWLFPRHSALLPLCLPGILRVNTNIHWYVCAKIRSYIDDISSIVMIGFLSVLVMLISILAFTQIYSETIAVAQLGSNLVNRTLTHRPDLIEMLPIDMQSMDNIIDNAYKYGRSHIEQYVDDIFNDTDPTQAKKLKIQILSVWDRLIQSWMDRNNGDNLVGPRVNSQSIRVTIDEIFINPITKAGIIGFVKSNIGMLLEVSDSLWMLLRTNVTLLVSAIGTLVSVILGGGHAVLKFLFHTIIFFTTLFYLLQSSQARYAPSAITFNNSWGPRIIQALEDSISSVVVATLKLALFHGLFTWLTHTIFGAHIVYLPAVLASILAAAPFLETYWCSVPAFLDLWLSQDRFWLGVVLVLIHFIVPSNFNPIIHSEIKGGGHPYLTGLSIAGGMYLFGLEGALLGPLLLCLLVVLFEVTMSAIRDSPVTPQTSNNYRYGTFPEMMDAPPVGATTTVNYTMMTQQVTAPAVATRHP
- the LOC131677738 gene encoding transmembrane protein 245 isoform X2, yielding MSTRPSPAPIKRSFDGLFNAWLLLRSQGHEKPLRNALYNMMMFAVVAVVIGVTLVLAPFFKPLLWAFLFGAVLFPAKKRIAEALNQWIERIERDERYLVVGILGAPVQGINSLGEFLTKWLMSHFKVIGIGCGSLISLRIVLWLAPTEVFITIWNFIVWNHSLFRTVLSSLTLHMLVIILALYVASVYLLWVPELSTPFLVVGQMLWVLIVGYGCSFLGALQVPMFLGLLTYGVIGLVYNLQRDDKNVRFIDKWHCLLDVTSYRLDDSKIDPVIAKSPADETGYTSCIEEIKSKLKLDVTTTPRLSSTMNDSKCSTNDTPEKTQESLESDLYFRILFYTCVGTLIWMHTWILFLGIIPISLHLIKKVAEILGIVQYFSQKLQQYWELLKLWLFPRHSALLPLCLPGILRVNTNIHWYVCAKIRSYIDDISSIVMIGFLSVLVMLISILAFTQIYSETIAVAQLGSNLVNRTLTHRPDLIEMLPIDMQSMDNIIDNAYKYGRSHIEQYVDDIFNDTDPTQAKKLKIQILSVWDRLIQSWMDRNNGDNLVGPRVNSQSIRVTIDEIFINPITKAGIIGFVKSNIGMLLEVSDSLWMLLRTNVTLLVSAIGTLVSVILGGGHAVLKFLFHTIIFFTTLFYLLQSSQARYAPSAITFNNSWGPRIIQALEDSISSVVVATLKLALFHGLFTWLTHTIFGAHIVYLPAVLASILAAAPFLETYWCSVPAFLDLWLSQDRFWLGVVLVLIHFIVPSNFNPIIHSEIKGGGHPYLTGLSIAGGMYLFGLEGALLGPLLLCLLVVLFEVTMSAIRDSPVTPQTRKSSLDTNNELYSPATTNNYRYGTFPEMMDAPPVGATTTVNYTMMTQQVTAPAVATRHP